Proteins encoded in a region of the Acetomicrobium sp. S15 = DSM 107314 genome:
- the trmD gene encoding tRNA (guanosine(37)-N1)-methyltransferase TrmD: MKRFSVITAFPEIFNGFLSSSIIGRAISSGLIEVELLNLRDFAEGKHRQVDDYTYGGGGMVLMAEPLYKAVQAACSISGRAMVIFPSPQGVMLSQEVVESLAQEDHLIIACGHYEGVDERFVESCVDLELSIGDYVLTGGELPAMVIIDAVSRQLPGVVGKAESVAEDSFFRGFLDHPHYTRPVEWRGKRVPEVLLSGDHGAVLDWRRRQAADRTIVRRPDLLSRANILPYLSCGFYVTLFSAPDISLEELERICTVSGAYGAKKVLVVTPLQKPVTTDLSMVKRFSSLESAMSWIGKSEKKVPYVVGMTEAPCGGVHWLELKRRVLERDLPLSLVFCADELLAKEASHFDTMMCLDERGDKIPLSCEVSVVLDRLFGSR, from the coding sequence GTGAAGCGTTTTTCTGTCATAACCGCCTTCCCCGAGATTTTCAACGGGTTTCTATCCTCGAGCATAATCGGCAGGGCTATATCCTCTGGCCTCATAGAAGTTGAGCTTTTGAACTTGCGCGACTTCGCTGAGGGCAAGCACCGGCAGGTGGACGATTATACTTACGGCGGCGGTGGTATGGTGCTGATGGCCGAGCCGCTCTATAAGGCCGTGCAGGCAGCGTGTAGCATCTCTGGGAGGGCCATGGTCATTTTCCCCTCTCCTCAAGGGGTCATGCTGTCGCAGGAGGTAGTCGAAAGCTTGGCCCAGGAGGATCACCTGATCATCGCCTGCGGTCACTACGAGGGGGTGGACGAGCGCTTCGTGGAGAGCTGCGTGGATTTGGAGCTGTCGATAGGGGATTATGTCTTGACGGGAGGAGAGCTCCCCGCTATGGTTATAATTGACGCTGTGTCTCGTCAGCTCCCTGGTGTGGTGGGTAAGGCCGAGTCCGTCGCAGAGGATTCCTTTTTCAGGGGTTTTCTCGATCACCCTCATTACACTCGCCCTGTCGAGTGGAGAGGAAAGCGAGTCCCCGAAGTTTTGCTATCTGGCGATCATGGCGCGGTCCTCGACTGGAGGCGAAGGCAGGCTGCAGACAGGACGATCGTCCGCAGGCCGGATCTGTTGAGCCGGGCCAATATTTTGCCCTATTTGAGCTGTGGCTTTTACGTCACGTTGTTTTCGGCGCCGGATATATCACTCGAGGAGCTCGAGCGGATATGCACGGTGTCTGGCGCTTATGGCGCAAAGAAGGTGCTCGTCGTGACGCCTCTGCAAAAACCCGTCACGACAGATTTGTCGATGGTAAAGCGCTTTTCTTCGTTAGAGAGTGCTATGTCATGGATAGGGAAGAGCGAAAAGAAGGTTCCTTATGTGGTTGGCATGACGGAAGCGCCCTGCGGCGGCGTTCATTGGCTTGAGTTGAAGAGGCGCGTCCTTGAAAGAGACCTTCCGCTCTCCCTGGTCTTTTGTGCCGATGAGCTCCTTGCGAAGGAAGCGTCGCACTTTGACACTATGATGTGTTTGGACGAGAGGGGGGATAAAATCCCGCTCTCTTGCGAGGTTTCGGTGGTATTAGATCGCCTGTTCGGCTCGAGGTAA
- the rimM gene encoding ribosome maturation factor RimM (Essential for efficient processing of 16S rRNA) produces the protein MADSKELVTVGVVAGAHGIKGAMRVVPLTDFPERFLRQKELNLYSDDGEFIRCLHVRMAKFLDAKREFLVEVEEFGDRGSAESLRGMLIKVAKEHRAVLPDGQYWIEDIVGLAVKDLATGEVLGEVIDVLSTGANDIYVVKAASGEEKLLPAIRDVVRRIDLDEGVIEVTLIEGLWE, from the coding sequence ATCGCAGACTCAAAGGAGCTCGTCACCGTCGGCGTAGTGGCTGGTGCTCATGGCATCAAGGGCGCAATGAGGGTGGTGCCGCTCACCGACTTTCCTGAGCGCTTCTTGAGACAGAAGGAGCTCAACCTTTATAGCGATGATGGTGAGTTTATCCGTTGCCTCCATGTCAGGATGGCAAAGTTTTTGGACGCCAAGAGAGAGTTCCTTGTAGAGGTTGAGGAGTTTGGTGATCGCGGCTCAGCGGAGTCCCTTAGGGGCATGCTCATAAAGGTGGCCAAAGAGCATCGCGCCGTCCTGCCTGATGGGCAATACTGGATAGAAGATATCGTGGGCCTCGCCGTGAAAGATCTCGCTACTGGCGAGGTCTTGGGTGAAGTTATAGACGTATTGTCGACCGGCGCTAACGACATCTATGTGGTGAAAGCTGCCTCGGGAGAGGAAAAGCTTCTCCCCGCCATAAGAGACGTTGTTCGGCGGATCGATTTAGACGAGGGAGTCATCGAGGTGACCTTGATCGAGGGGTTGTGGGAGTGA
- the rpsP gene encoding 30S ribosomal protein S16, whose product MAVCIRLARHGRKKLPFYRLVVADSRSPRDGRFIEKIGHYNPLRDPAEIAVDEERALYWLKAGAKASDTARSILVKAGVWSKFEESAKAGQL is encoded by the coding sequence ATGGCGGTGTGCATTCGTTTGGCCAGGCATGGCCGCAAGAAATTGCCATTTTATCGCTTAGTGGTGGCGGACTCCCGCTCGCCGAGAGACGGGCGCTTTATCGAGAAAATAGGCCACTATAATCCGTTGAGGGACCCTGCCGAGATAGCGGTCGACGAAGAGAGGGCCCTATATTGGCTCAAGGCAGGGGCGAAGGCATCCGACACGGCTCGCTCGATCCTGGTCAAAGCCGGAGTCTGGAGCAAATTCGAAGAGAGCGCAAAGGCGGGTCAGCTATAG
- a CDS encoding KH domain-containing protein, with the protein MPDYCRLVEGIVKQLVTVSDAVSVTEERDSGTVRVKVSVDPQDLGRVIGRRGVTVNAIRTVVKAASMKSGERVEVDVVE; encoded by the coding sequence ATGCCGGATTATTGCCGCTTGGTCGAGGGCATCGTGAAGCAGCTCGTGACTGTAAGCGATGCCGTGAGCGTTACAGAAGAGCGCGATAGCGGCACAGTGAGGGTCAAGGTCAGCGTTGACCCTCAAGATTTGGGGCGCGTCATAGGCAGGAGAGGCGTCACGGTTAACGCCATCAGGACGGTCGTCAAGGCTGCGTCTATGAAGTCGGGCGAAAGGGTCGAGGTCGACGTCGTCGAGTGA
- the rplS gene encoding 50S ribosomal protein L19 gives MDPRVALIERRFKTKEVPDFRPGDTVKVHVKVSEANRQRIQIFEGVVIARKHGGVRETFTVRKVSGGVGVERIFPLYSPVIDKIEIVRRGKVRRAKLYYLRKLSGKAARIKEARRR, from the coding sequence ATGGACCCAAGGGTCGCTCTTATAGAGAGGCGTTTTAAAACCAAGGAAGTGCCGGATTTCAGGCCAGGCGATACCGTGAAAGTGCACGTTAAAGTCTCGGAGGCCAATAGGCAGCGTATCCAGATCTTTGAAGGCGTTGTAATAGCGAGGAAGCATGGCGGCGTCAGAGAGACCTTTACAGTGCGCAAGGTCTCCGGCGGCGTAGGGGTGGAGCGCATCTTCCCCCTTTATTCTCCGGTCATAGACAAGATCGAGATTGTGCGTAGGGGCAAGGTGAGGAGGGCCAAACTCTACTACCTGCGCAAGCTCAGCGGTAAAGCCGCCCGCATAAAGGAAGCTCGAAGACGATAG